A segment of the Lineus longissimus chromosome 11, tnLinLong1.2, whole genome shotgun sequence genome:
ACTCGACCTTTAATGCAAGGTTTTCATTGCTGTGCGGGGTCATCTGCAGAGATGATATTTAGTGAAATTGGCTCTGTCGCTCTTTCTAATGGAAGAACCAATAAAAGCGAAGCTGGTACTACCTCAATTAACCCTCTGTGGCCCTGAAAACCTGTACGTTTAAAGATGATATCATGAGGATTTACTTTCTATTGAGGTCACTCGAGTCAGCTGGACCATTGAAGCCTACAAATCAAGCTGATTCAACATAAGCCCTAACTTAACGACTCTTTCTGAGCAAACGTGAATATAATGCTGCCTTTTGGGGATGAAACCAAATGGAGGCTATTTAGTATTTTTAGACATCATTGCATTGAATTTAAAGGCACATCTGATGCGTGGAAACTTGTAAATTGTATTTGAATTAGAATAATTCTGCTCCAAATTGCTGGTAATTTTGTCTTGTATCAGTAGACATTATTGCACTCTAATTTAAAGGAACAGTTGACTGCAGAATTTGTGTTTGAATTTGactattgaaataaaaatgcacTTTCGTTGAATGTTTGAATTGGGTGATAAAATGCCTTTAACTGCAGCATCTATGACTGTAGCAGACAGCTCTCACTGTATTAATGGCTGAAACTCTCGCAGCCTCTCATGAGTCATTGTACTCTAGACATTATGACTCGTGCAGTGTTGCATTGTCAAGGACAATATTTCAATGATGGGAGGTTCTCTGCAGTCATCATACTGCACTTGACATTTTATGAGGGAGAGTAGGGAAATGACGGGCTTGTGTAATGTCAAACTAGTTGCAGTTTTCTTCCGTTTTTTGTGAATTGTAGATTCCAGTGCCTGGGTACTGTACCCTAAACTCCCAAATTCTGAACCTCTTTCTTTTTGTGGTTTGACCCGATTCttattttggcaattttttctctcattttttCTGATCAAAAAAACTCTTTACAAATGATGCAGTGGAGTCTATGGCCTGGGCATTATTGATTGGTATTTCATGATTGGTGTGGGCAGGATCAGATCAATAAGTTAGGGAGCGTCTCAAAAAGGTTGATGACTGAAATGATGAATATTATCGTCTGAGGGAGATGGTCATCAGTTTTTGAGGCTTCATCATATTTTTGTAACAGCGGTTAACGTACTTGGTCCAAAGCTCTTTCTCACTTTTCGCTTATTGATGTTTCAGATGGCCCAGTTTTCTTCGTGCCGCTAAACGTTGATTAGAAGATGGATCCTGGACGAAGAAATTGTAATCGCCACAAACCATACAAGTGTGCGAATGGTCAGTGCACAAAAGGACCAGCAAATTGCCGTGAGTAGCTTTTGTAGTAATTGAGTAGGGCACCTCAACCAGCACGCAACCACGTTCCAGCTTGATACCATTGATTGCTTCAACTTGCAATCCATCCCTATAGCCAGCCTCTTCGATTAATCTTTAAGCCAATGGAAGAGAAGTGAGCAAACTGCAAACTGCATGGTTGGAATAAAACGTTATTTTTTCTTGCAGATTCTTCACGCCATTGTAAGGCGTACCCACTCAACCCACGCAGATATCAATGTCCGGAGGGAAATTGTGTGCGATTTGATTACCACTGTAGTAAGTATGATTTGACTGTCGAAGATGAAATGAGCCACATGAATAAATCAGGACCTGCAGAATTGAACCCCGGACGTCACAGGAGACATGTGCTGATGTTTCCTGGGCCACTCCAACAGCCAGCGCATGTTTGTGATCTCGGAGCTTTCTGTTTCGAGATGGACATACCTGAGAAAGTTTCTTTGATGCTGGGTTTCGGTTTGTCTTCTTTCACTTTAATTTTGGTCTTCTTTCTCCCAGTACGACCCTGCGGCTTCGAACAAACTGACACATCATCGAACACACCAGTACGCCATAGATACAAGTATGACTACCAATGTCCGCACTTCCCCCTGAAATGTGGACGCAGCCCATCAGATTGTCGTAGGTATTCTTATCGTCTATCTGCATGGAATGTACCTAAAGGAGCTGGATAGCCTAGTGGTtcacactgctggctaccacgcaatgaGCCTGTGCTTGATAAACCGGGAGAACCCAAGATTGTAGTTTTGGATAAACCAGCGTGGCTTTCAATTGAGGCTTTCCTCTTGAGGCAACAGGGTCAATGTTGATCACTACCAATGACCTGCAGAGTGCATAAAATGACACCACCATTGACCTGTAGAGTGGTAGCGTGACTTTCAATTGAGGCTTTCTTCTCAACTCAAGTGAGGCTTTCCTCTTGATGCTTTCCTCTTGAGGCAACAGGGTCAATGTTGATCACTACCAATGACCCGAGGAGCGCACAAAATGACACCACCATTGACCAGCAGAGTGGTAGCGTGACTTTCAATTGAGGCTTTCCTCTCAACTCAATTGAGGCTTTCCTCTTGAGGCTTTCCTCTTGAGGCTTTCCTCTTGAGGCTTTCCTCTTGAGGCAACATGGTCAATGTTGATCACTACCATACCAATGACCTGAGGAGCGCACAAAATGACACCACCATTGACCTGCAGAGTGGTAGCGTGACTTTCAATTGAGGCTTTCGTCTCAACTCAATTGAGGCTTTCCTCTTGAGGCTTTCCTCTTGAGGCTTTCCTCTTGAGGCTTTCCTCTTGAGGCAACCGGGTCAATGTTGATCACTACCAATGACCTGAGGAGTGCATAAAATGACACCACCATTGACCTGCAGAGTGGTAGCGTGACTTTCAATTGAGGCTTTCGTCTCAACTCCATTGAGGCTTTCCTCTTGAGGCTTTCCTCTTGAGGCTTTCCTCTTGAGGCTTTCCTCTTGAGGCAACCGGGTCAATGTTGATCACTACCAATGACCTGAGGAGTGCATAAAATGACACCACCATTGACCTGTAGAGTGGTAGCGTGACTTTCAATTGAGGCTTTCGTCTCAACTCCATTGAGGCTTTCCTCTTGAGGCTTTCCTCTTGAGGCTTTCCTCTTGAGGCTTTCCTCTTGAGGCAACAGGGTCAATGTTGATCACTACCAATGACCTGAGGAGCGCACAAAAAGACACCACCATTGACCTGCAGAGTGGTACATGCACTTTTTAACTTGTCACTCGACTTACACCAAGTCACAATGCCACCATCTTTGAATGATGACTGAAGCAAATGGAGTTTTGGTATATCTGTGTGAAGTACAGATTGGAACCTGAAGCATAATAGGCCGACAACCTCCTTCAATCAACCTGTTCAGTTATCTGTGATTGATTGATAGATACTGCTTTTTTTCAGCATCACACTGTAGCTACCCGGATGCCTATACATGTCCCGTGACAGGAGAATGTAAACCAAACTTTCATTGGTGTGGTGAGTTTCAGATATTAGTCATCCCTTAGGTATAGAATTGAATTTGCACGTGGCCTGCTCGAAGTGTTTACTAAGTAAAAAATCccgactgatgatgatgactatgagGAATAACTCTTTTGTCCCACTTCAAAGAACATATATTTGTAAACTTGGAGGGGTTTGCTGATAACTTCTCATTGTCAGCAGCTCATATTTGCACACAGAAATTAGCTTGTTCAAGATCTTCTCTGATATCCTGATGATTGTATCTTTTATTTTCCACTTCAAATAATTGGTATTGGTCCAGGTCAAGTGATGGTACTGACATTAACAGCTCATTGCTAGAAGTGTCTCTAATTTCAGAGAGCTGCTCAGAGTTTCGCTGTGATAATGGCGTCTGTTACCAACGCAACCAAAAATGTGATAAACTGAATGACTGTGGCGATTGGTCCGATGAGAAATACTGTGACGGCTCAGAGAACCCCGAACTTCACCCAATAGCAACCACACGTAGTCCAGGTAGGCAGAACTAGAGTAAGACCATTGAAAGAATTAAAAACTGATTCTCCTCCCTGCCTGCCATGCTTTTGACCGCCAACTGCATTTATCCAAAATTGATAAATTATTTTTAAATGTTGGtagattttaaagaaaaatggagaaaaaagaAACTGTCTTGATGGGACATCCATTGAACGTTTGACTTGTTTGGATGAGAAGAGTTGTGAAATACATGATGCGTTTCCTAATCTTTGCTAGTTTTCCTTTTCACATTTTAGATGGATTTCTGCAGCCATGGTCAATAGTAATGATATCAAGCGGGGTGATACTGCTGATGTTGGCCACTATCTATATGATACTGAGACGATACGGGCCAATCTGTCGGAGGGGACGTCTACTATCAAGTAAGTGATCTTGTACCATTTCTACCTCACTTTCGATTAACTTGAAAGCTAAAGAGCTATCTTTCATTTACTTTATGTCTCCTTGCCTTCAGATCAAAATTCGCCCCAGATACGCTCTTCCTGCACGTATGCAAATGACCCGTCAATGTGCCTCTGGAACAACTCGGTAGAGGGTGCTCGCCTCTCGTACATTCCTCCCCAAGACAGTCCGACGTCGTTCATCCTTTCCAGAGCTGCTAGGTCACATTTCCGGGAAACGCCTGCCAATCCTCC
Coding sequences within it:
- the LOC135496000 gene encoding low-density lipoprotein receptor class A domain-containing protein 3-like; translated protein: MDPGRRNCNRHKPYKCANGQCTKGPANCHSSRHCKAYPLNPRRYQCPEGNCVRFDYHCIRPCGFEQTDTSSNTPVRHRYKYDYQCPHFPLKCGRSPSDCPSHCSYPDAYTCPVTGECKPNFHWCESCSEFRCDNGVCYQRNQKCDKLNDCGDWSDEKYCDGSENPELHPIATTRSPDGFLQPWSIVMISSGVILLMLATIYMILRRYGPICRRGRLLSNQNSPQIRSSCTYANDPSMCLWNNSVEGARLSYIPPQDSPTSFILSRAARSHFRETPANPPSYLDVMASEQYSPFPEDSYSPPSYSEAVLAAASDHRGVTEPSFKRLTPSMATTQTNYSPNPATETIV